In Phaseolus vulgaris cultivar G19833 chromosome 7, P. vulgaris v2.0, whole genome shotgun sequence, the genomic stretch TGCTAGCAACTTCATTGATGAATTCCTCTCCGTCATCTTTCAATTCGCTTAGGATCTTCACTGCAACATAAGGCCCATCCTGCAACTTTCCCTTGTATACACTACCGAATCCTCCTTGGCCTAGTTTGTTTCGGAAACAGTTGGTCAGTTTCTTTATCTCAGAATAACCATACCTCTTAATCTGAAGGGCTCCGTGTTTTTTCAGAAAGACCTCAATCCGTTGATTGGCTGGATTTTGCTTCTGCCGTCTCGTATAGTAGATCTTCACCATCGCTACCAATAAAGCAACTGTAACAGCTGGAGAGGTTCTTCGTATCAGAAAGATTGTTTAAAAGGAATTAGAAAGAAATCGAAGAATTTAAAGTAAGCAATAACTAATTAATGATTGCAATGCAAGCTAATCCATTTAAGATACAAAGAAAGCCTAAACTCAGTAGATAGTATTTTATATGAAGACAGAGGAGACTACTCTACCATTAGAACAAAAAACAAAccccaaaaattatttttgtaaagtTATAAAGAGTGGGCACATTTACTTAATAAATGGTGTGTTAGTAAACGAAAACACTAAACTATGTTGtcaaaagttatttattttaattaaaaaacaataaataatgacaaaaaaaaaccatcaaaaaagaaaaattaatctATATGCATTACCTAATGCGAGTACCAGTACCATTTTCACAACCCAGCTTCTACTCCCTGCAGATGCTAGAATACAGTTAACAAGTATTTTGGTTAGAATTATTTGAAACAAAATCAATCGTTTAAATTATACTTCGAAAAGTCAAAAAAGAACACGAATACAGAGCAActgtttattttcaaattttacttaGAGTTTAGCATACCATCTACCTTTCGCTAACTATCTGCAAATTTTATAGATCGGATAGAGTATACTGTATATGTAGGTGCGAAAAATGTTGTGTATTTCTGAATACCTGGGGTGCAATGGAATTCTCCTTTAGTGTCAAGTAAACATTGTCCTTTTCCATCAAGACACCTTTCACATTCATGAGATAACTGTACTTCAAGAACGATATTACTAGTTAGAAATTGAAAGGGGTCGTCGGAAGGACTTCCTTCAATAGGAAGCTGAATGGCTGAACATGGTGCTAAAGAGCTGGGCCGCTGGAAACCCGTAGAAGTCAGTGTATTTGGAAGACCATAGAAGATGTCGTACTCAGAAGAACAGTTTGAATAATTATGAAAATAGTTGGGAAGGGAGGGTTTGAGGGAGTAATTGCATCTGAAGATAGTGATATAATATTTGTTGCGGAAAGAAGCTATAGGAGAGGTGTGAGGAAGAGTAAAGTTCTTACTGAAAGCTTTGCAACTTCTGTTTCGCAAATAACGGTCTTGTTCATCATCTGCGATGATTATGGTACGAGGTTCTACCTTTAGAACAGAGTACGAGGTTGTTGTCGAGGTGCCTAGTTGGATAGTTTTGGGAGCGAAAGGATCATGTTGTTGACAGCCATGTATAGCTAATGAGCCGCAGCGTGGTTGCTCAGTGGTTGTGAAAGGAAACTGAATCTGGCCAAGAATTCCACAGTCAAAAGATGGTGGACACTTTTCGGTCTGATCAGCTGAAACAATCAGCAGAAGGTGTGAGAAATATACTATTAGTGATTTCAAAACAAGAACCCGGACCATTATTTCAATCTGCAAAGTGAATATggtagaatttttttaaaaacaatcaaCGCATTCAATGGAtcaatcatgaaaaaaaaacccTTTACTAAGTATAGGTGGAGACGGTTCAAGAGTTTAGAATTAAGAACATGGTCGCAGTAAGTTGTGTTGCATAATATTGTTCTTCAAAGTGTCCACAAGATATCATCATTTTGAAGTAATTGAGACGCAGTTGACTTCGAAAATGACGGCAGAAAATAGTTTTACATAAATTGcgattttaattcttataaatattattttttgttcttaTTAAGTAAGAAAAACAAGATAAATGGGTGAAACAATAGTGATAGGGACTGTGGTGCTAGGAAAGTAAGTGAGCCCTCAAAGAATTCCACATAATCAATCTAACAAAGATCTTGGACCAATTCAGGGtacatttaattaatatattaaatagaaTATGATTCCATAGTTTTTATCAACAGGATTCATCTTTATGTAATTGGTATATATTTAACATTACtatataaatgattttctaGGAAGTTCAGTATCTCCATCTTTGTATGTAACATTTTCTAACAAATCTATTTCTTCCTTTTACGATACTTTTATACTCATAATTAGAATTTCAACCCATCTCCAATAAGTTTTAACATTTAAGATTAGTTAGAAAAAAATACTGTATATGAATACTATtagataaattaataaatattttaaataatacaatATGAATATCAACAAGTTGAAACATAGATGTAAAAAGATTTTATCACAGTCACTCAAATAAATGCATcattttcaacaaattttaacataatataatataataaactaTAATACAATACCAGTAATAGGAGTAAACAAGATAATAATTaactaaataatttagaaattagagATATCAACCTTAatcttaagaaaataattacaGATCCAAAAACtacttaattataaatataactaaTAAAATCAAGACAAGATTAAAATATACATCCGTTATCCCATGTAGAAACTaataaaattttacttttagttAGTGCagttgagttggagaatgactATGAAAGACTTAGTCTAATATTCCTTTGATTTAAGTGTGGAAAAAATAGAGTAATGGAACAGCATTTGTGGGACATAGTGAACCAGCGACACAAAAGAAAAGGTTCTCCTTCAGCTTATACTTACAAATTGTTTTGTTGTTCTCTTGTTGAATCTTCTCTGTAGGTTATGTCTTTTTATGAATGGTCCCAATGTTTGGTGTTAATGGTTCCCCAGCCGTTCAAAAGGGTGTATCTCATTTTCATCATCTCCCTCTCATATACTTGTCCATGTCCTATTCAAtcacatcaatttttttttcaaattttctcaCTTTTCCTCTCTCTTCTAAACAATCTAAACCCAGAACATTCAAGGTAGTCAACAACAAGTGTGCTCTTAACCTaatttgtgattcgtttatctGTGAGGCTTTACTTAATATATATGAAGTCAGTCTTAACCATGTGTTTGTCATTATGATTCTCTATTTATTGTCATGTCTGATTAATGCTAATTAAACCAAATTCCCATCCTATGCTATTTTCTTTACATTATTCATTTACGTCGGCCTCCTAACTAATTGATCAAGGGTCGGCCCAAGGCCCATAACCTAACATGCCCCCAGTCTTATGCGCATGCAAATAAGGTTATTGTTGGCTTAAAGTTGTACTTGATCATCAGGTTGAACTACAACCACGATTATTAGATCAACATCATTCTTTAATCACCAAGGGTCGGCCCAAACCCATAACCCAACACTTTCCATTACTATATTTTCTATACCTTATCAATCATGCATTGAATAATTGATTACATCTAATAATAGTGAGAAAATATATCTTTCTATTTAAAAACATAAGTGTTACCATTCCAAAGTGATTTATATCAGGTGTCTAATGATTATTAACCAATTCTTACTAATTAAGTAGGATAGAAAAaggtaaattttatttaaaaaaatttaaatacgtTATCAGTTTTTTGATAaattactgtttttttttctccaaatttATTTGTTTCATACGTAGTCTTCAAAATACTCTTTAAAGTATTCTATATCATTTTTTCAAAACTTATTTATGgtacaaaatcaaaatataataattcattAAAATCAAGATCAGATTtccattacttttttttttacattcaaTATTAATTGTTTACATTAGTGTGAATTTAATTTTTGCCTTTGTATATATCCAAGCTCTCCAAAATGTAAGTTAAAGAAAGAGAGGTTGACATCTCTCCTCTATCGAGCtgatttaaaaagaaattaattagttttatcATTTTACTCTTAATTTCCTTTTCCTTTGTAATTAACTCTCATAACTTAACAAAAGTTCTTTAAATAGATCATTATCGATCatgtctatttaaaaaaaatttattaagaagaaaaaaaaatattatacaaataagatatttttattgTACACCAACGGTATAGTGGTTTAAAAAAAAGATGATTTTTATGgtaaataataatagtagtattaccaatatgttaaaaaaattacaattgtcAATTAATTAAGTTAAGGTTTTATATGTTTCCTATAATCTATGTCAAGTTCTTAATCAATATGTTTTTACTAACTAGGTAAAGAAACTagtagaataaataaataaagaaattatagaTAAATAAGACATCTGTTTCTTcgaataataagaaaatatgtgTGTATAagattgtaaaaatatatatgatacAAATGAATATTTACTtatcttataaataaaaatttggtagaaataattatctaatgacaattaaaatttattaatattaaagaggatatattattattgtgaTAACAAGTAAATAACAAgtgataaattataaaaaaaatcaacaaaataaaatttctggtttattataaaatagtaCGTAATGATGATGAACAAAATAGGAGTAATTAGTTGGAATTATTAGAGAAAATGATTTAAATTACATTTAACAAGCAACTTCTGCGGAAATGGGATTTAGTGGGAATTGAGTGTCCCAAGCATAGTTGAATTCGATAGCACCTTTCCAGACAGGTTTACCTGAAGTAACAAGACAAACATCACCCGAAACTTTCAAAAGTGAAGGCTCGATTCCTTCAACGGTTTGAAAGCCTTTGCAATTCAATTTAACATTCTGTTGAACACATGCACACCAATTTGTGATAGTCACGCTCCATTCTGGCTTTCCACCTACTGTTCGTcctgttttagattgcgtgacATGGATATCTTTCAACGAGCATTGTCCATAAGCTAAAATCATCAAACACAAACACAACTtgtcaataatattttataaataataattttatctctttcattgagaaaaaaaaatctacctTGAGACACAAAGACAAGTAAGAGTGCTACAATGAAAATCTTCACCATTTTTTATAACACAAATGATAACTTCAATTCTTCAATTGATTATCTCAAAAAGTAACATGGAACACCATGTTATTTATAGGCATATTTGAATTAATCTCattaatgttaataaataatatttaatttaaaatcgcactgtaaaagaattaaattaaaatttaataatcgtaagttaaaaaaataatctaaattaagagaaaatatatattcttaattatataCATGATTATGTCAATAAATACATCAAGGATAGGAGAAAATCATCACATAAAATAGTAGTTGACCAATACTTCATATCTTGATAAGATTATTCTAACAgtattgtaattaattaattttaaaatctcaGGAAGGTAATGCAGGAATACATTTAATCTCCATTTCAAAACACCTTTGTAACAATTAATTTCTAAtcaaattctttattaataactaattttgttttcttgtatAAGACTACACTCTTTAAGTAattcataaatattaaaaaactaattaatttagttattatttctaaatttgttaataattatattttctaaaattgtctTTAAAATCAGTGGAACTAATCATAATTTTTTCCTGATtcgaatatttttattaaattaattattgtacAATGGGGAAATGTTTATGGAGTTataattatttctaaaaaattattattattattattattatgagagagaatttatttattgaataatttgttataaattaattaaatatgttcaattttgattaaaaataattatcatataagataatttttttgaaaatttattttacaaaaattattatctctctaaaatattttcttctcttttcttaCTAAATTTAAGAAATAGTTGTCCGTTTTTCTATATGagtttattttagaaattttggtAGAAAGTAGAGTAATTTTGCgagattaaatgtttttttttagcaAGTCTCTTTGTTAGTTTAGGTTTTGTGGAAAATGTTGTATGTATGTGGTTTAGAGCTTTACATAGTATGTTTATATgataaaaatgaatatttgtTAACATGATTTTGTATTTAGATTATTTTTAGAGTATTGTATGGATATATTTAGCTTTCTTATGAGTGATAAAACTGGGAACATAAGCTTGATTAGGtattttataaaagtaaaagaaaaccctaaaccctaaagtAGTTATACGTTTGATGGCACCTTAAGATATGTGATTTTCGGGGATGagttagaatttttatttttatgtaaagaatatgttttgtttgaaaatatttaatatttattgtctTTAATATTTATAGATCTAATTAATACGAATTATACTTTAAGGACACCTTCTTCCCGTTACCCAAACCAacctattaataaatatttccaCCAGCTATGTGAATATAATGGTTGAATAATGAAAGAAAAAGTGcacataaataaaatagacAATTTTAAGGttaggtatatatatatatatatatatcctatataacatatttttaatatcactacaagaaaatcatgaaataaaaactaattttaaaaacaaaaaataattagttgatatagtgactagattagagacaaaaaataattagttgctacaatgactaaattagaaacaaaattggtttctaaattactttctattattgttaaataatttctaactTGATATGTAATTagtaccaaggttttaactaccaatttagaaactatttaacaataataaaaactaatttagaaatcattttttttagtttttaaaatattctctaatttaatcactatcacaactaattattttttgttttaaaaattgatttctatttcatgattttcttgtagtgtataaaTTTGTTTAGTGTTTTGAAGTGGTGGATAATAAATGTGTATTTTTGCAGACAAATATGCCTTATTTGAATACTTTAAAAATTTATCAATATAGTAAAAATGTtggtataaaataaaaatatttagttttactTGTAAATAAGACTTTACAAATTAATTAGCAAAACAAAATTacataataagaataataatgaatttaagccaacaaaattacaaaataagaataaaaaattaatttaagccaacaaaaattatttgagatataaatttttacaattaaattaatttattacaaatattttattaatttaaaatacttaatTAAAAGGATTCTACAAGAAGAAAAGTGTAcctaaatatttcttttaaacatTGGATTGAACAAAATAGAACAAACCCATAATGCTCAAACATAACCAACATATAATCGATTATAATTATAATGTGACTTCCATATTTTACTTGTTTAATATATACTTATGTATAAATATTGATGATGTTATATCAATTTGTTGACGGAACACTAGTTGATTTtcttaaaatgttaattaatatgcgattgtaatttttaatttgtttttttttaattgtaagtggaattttttttacatcattttgtatcaattatttaaatatattcaatttcaatttttacataattttttaatattatttctattttataaattaatcacTTCATGATTAATCATCTCTCAAATCTAATTCATACTTCTTCTTGTTCTTattcttattaaaataaaactaatgatatttttttaatttatttaaagttttttttatccttcttttgttttttcataGATGAACTTTCTTATCTATGAAATTTCACTTTATATTATTACATTTCTACAACATTCTTTGACTCTTAACCCTTTCTTACCAACCATGAAATACCCTTAAAGTTGTATACAtaataagtttaaaaataaatatatataataaagagtaaatttaaaatcaaataatattaaaatattaaaatattaatattaaaaattgtaatgtacttatattaaaaaaaatgttaaaaaaataatatataaaaattgtcaTGTATCAGTACTCATTCtataataaattcaaataacttaAAAAAGGAACAACAAAGAATGTAcctttttaatgaaaaatgtgGGGTGGGTGGAAGCAAAGAGAAAACCTAAAATTCAACAACTTTAAGCAGCCatcaaaaacatatatttagccaaaaatataagtaaaaactATGAAGTAACAATACTCTTCCTCATAAACTTATGGCATCAAACTAAAAGTAAAAACAAGTAATAAGGGCAACGTACTTTAACAGAGACTACATCTTATTATCCTTATAAACTAAAACTTTCATGATATGAGAAATTGGCAGGAGATGTTGAAGGAGAAGACAAAAGTGGTTTAGGTGGAATTTGCAATAAATATTTACTTTCTAACATTTCCACCACTTTAATTATGGTTGGTCGAGTTGAAGGTTGAGTTTGTATGCACCACAATCCCACACTGTTGTCATCTTTCTCACCATTTGGTTCTCACTTTCATTTCTTACATTTTCTAAACCAAGCTCTAAATTTGATTCAAGACGACTGTAAATCCAATGAGGAAAATATATTTCACTCGACCGGTCTACTTTTGTCTTaatattctttcttcttccaACCATTTCTAAGACCATCATTCCATAACTATAAACATCTGATTTGTGTGACACAACACCAAAGTTTCTCGAAAAAACTTCGGGAGCAATATAGCCTGCAGTTCCTCTCGCACCAAATAAGGATACCATACTTTCTTTTCTAGGACATATTTTTGCAAGTCCAAAATCTGCAATTTTTGGACAGAAATCCTCATCAAGTAATATGTTGTGAGGTTTTATGTCAAAATGTAAAATTCTAAAGTTGCAACCACGGTATAAGTACTCTAATCCATGAGCAATGCCAATTGCAATATCATTCAATATTTTCCAATCAAGTTTGTGAACATCCTTTAATGCATATTTCTCTTCAAAAATAAACTTATCAAGAGATCCATTAGGCATAAACTCGTATATTAGAGCCCGGTGAGCATTGTCAAAACAAAATCCTAGAAGTCTAATGATATTAACATGTGAAGTTCTACTTATACTCACAACTTCATTGATGAATTCTTCTCCATTGCCTTTAGATATACTTAAGATTTTCACTGCAACAACACTTCCATCATGTAATTTTCCTTTGTAAACGCTACCGAATCCCCCTTGGCCTAATTTGTTTCTGAAGGAGTTTGTCATTTTCTTAACCTCTAAATAGCTGAACCTGGCTGTGGGAAGGGGTCCTTGTTTCTTCAAAATGTCCTCAATGATGCCATCAGTTGGATTTTCCCTCCAAAACAAAGGATAAAAGATCTTTGTCCTGAAGCACCAAACCAAGACCACCAGCACTACAAGTACAGCAGCCACCACGCTCGAAGCtggaaaatttatttaatataaaaggaaaatatttaGTGTATATAAGAAAGTAATGTTCTGTATGTATGAATGAAAGACACCAAACATGTTCACTGGCTAGATTTTGCCTTTTAGCAATAAACATTCCTAGTATTTAGACTCGAACAGAGCCTGAATGGTGGGCTTGTATGttcataaaaaaatgatttagaGAATAATTAATTCTGGACCATGATCGATcgtataacaaaataataaaactgAATTGGGTGTGTTTAAATTGTTCTACCTGTTGCCACCTTCAACATATTCTTTCTGGTTTTCTCTGCACggggaaaaaaagaagaagaaattaaaacaaatagttTTACATAAACTCTTTAATTCATGTCAAACATTTTGGTAACGCAGTTATCTTTTGATGATTTAAAATTGCAGAAGAATCGTACCGTAACTGTTGgaacaataaaaaatttctcTGCTGTCAAGTTGACACTGCCCTCCTTGGCGATAGTAGCAATCTGAACATTGATCTGTTAATCCTACTTGAATAGTGACATCCCCAGTTATGAAACTAAATGGGTCAGTGGCGTCAGGCACGTCTTTAATTGGAAGCTTGACCTCTTTACATGCTTTGAAAGAAGACTTATCGTCATGTGTCATGAAGAGATTGTAGTAGAGATCGTAGTCACTGCAACTATACTTGCTCATATTTATATTTGTGGGAGGGTTGACATTGAGGGTCTGGTTGCACAAGAATAGAGTTGCTTTGTATAGCAATGTTAAAGCAGCAAAGTCAGAAATATGAGGAAGAGTATAACTGTTTCTGAAAGCTTCACAACTTTTGTTCTGCAGAAGGTCATAGAAATGTTTGTCTCTAAATTGCAAAGTTGAGAAATGAGTAGTAGGGCTACTCTGAAGCTGAGCTATGGTTATAACTTGAAACAACTTTCCATTTGGTGGTAATTGGAGAAATTGGATCTTATGTGGATCAGGATCATCACAATTTCGTATGGACAAGAAGCCACAGTCTTGGCGTTCAGTTATAGTAAAAGGGAAAGTGAGATTGCCAAGATATCCACAATGAAAAGAAGGTGGACACGTTCCTTGGTCCCCAGCCGCCAAGAGAAGTGCCAGAAACTTAGAAAACAAAAGCAGTGATACAAATCCATGAACCCGACTCATGCTTCTTCAATCGCAAACAACCTTTATGAATGAGCGAAAAGCGTTATGATTGAAGAAGAGGAGAGTGTCTTGAAGTATTTTAAGCATTGGTGGCCATATGAATTGCATAATACGGCAGTTGACTTGGAAAATGAGCATGGACGACTTAGTCTGAGAAATAAGCATGGAAAAGGGTAGCCATCATCATCGTGGGGCATGGCAATCGAACCCAGAAACACCAAAGACAATAACTACTATTACAAACTTATTATGACTCCCATCAATTAAGTGGTTTTGCctataaaagttaaaaactaAGACTTCTTTCTATCCTATCCAGTACAAGTTCATAAACTGGACTCATCCCCTGGCAAATCTGTAATGGTTTATGTCCTGCATCTCACACAAAAGTAACATGTATTTTAACATGTAAAATTCACAAAAACATTTTCTGTAATTAAACTTTAtaacacatttttattttacagaTGGAGCTAATGAACAAAAATCACACATCTTTGAGCAAAATTGTAGAAATGTCTATAAAACTTTCAAAGACCAAAGCCAACAAATCCGCCTAAATTGCAGaatagtttaaattttcaaatcatTTACAGAATGTCATCTTGTACCAACAAGGCCAATTCATCTACTGTTTTCCCTAAATTGCTAATATCTTCTCAAATCACAAAACCACGGTTCAACACTGCATCAAATCTTACACCAATAAGCATTAACCGTTGCATTATTCTTCGAGTTATTTGTAATGGGCAGAACACGCCCCCTCCTCAAAAAAGATAAGAAGGAGAGTGAACCaaattataattagatattaatatttttttatactttatatttaatatattttcttattatctttaatcttttacctattatttcatattttttattttgtaaagatACTTAATTACTacattatttttactatttattgggttagcttttaattttttatgtaattaaaaataaataaaaaagttttaacaTTACAA encodes the following:
- the LOC137827663 gene encoding LEAF RUST 10 DISEASE-RESISTANCEUS RECEPTOR-LIKE PROTEIN KINASE-like 2.1 isoform X2, which gives rise to MVRVLVLKSLIVYFSHLLLIVSADQTEKCPPSFDCGILGQIQFPFTTTEQPRCGSLAIHGCQQHDPFAPKTIQLGTSTTTSYSVLKVEPRTIIIADDEQDRYLRNRSCKAFSKNFTLPHTSPIASFRNKYYITIFRCNYSLKPSLPNYFHNYSNCSSEYDIFYGLPNTLTSTGFQRPSSLAPCSAIQLPIEGSPSDDPFQFLTSNIVLEVQLSHECERCLDGKGQCLLDTKGEFHCTPASAGSRSWVVKMVLVLALAVTVALLVAMVKIYYTRRQKQNPANQRIEVFLKKHGALQIKRYGYSEIKKLTNCFRNKLGQGGFGSVYKGKLQDGPYVAVKILSELKDDGEEFINEVASISRTSHINIVTLLGFCCDGSKRALVYEFMSNGSLEKFIYQENALMTHHQLDCQMLYHIVIGVARGLQYLHKGCNTRILHFDIKPHNILLDENFNPKISDFGLAKICSRKESIVSIFGARGTAGYIAPEVFSRNFGVVSHKSDVYSYGMMILELIGGRKNTITGLDPSSEIYFPDWIYNRLESNQEFGLQNIRNISDEKMIRKMAIVGLWCIQTHPSTRPAISRVLEMLESKVELLQIPPKPLLSSPPTSPVYLSSETL
- the LOC137827663 gene encoding LEAF RUST 10 DISEASE-RESISTANCEUS RECEPTOR-LIKE PROTEIN KINASE-like 2.4 isoform X1; the protein is MSRVHGFVSLLLFSKFLALLLAAGDQGTCPPSFHCGYLGNLTFPFTITERQDCGFLSIRNCDDPDPHKIQFLQLPPNGKLFQVITIAQLQSSPTTHFSTLQFRDKHFYDLLQNKSCEAFRNSYTLPHISDFAALTLLYKATLFLCNQTLNVNPPTNINMSKYSCSDYDLYYNLFMTHDDKSSFKACKEVKLPIKDVPDATDPFSFITGDVTIQVGLTDQCSDCYYRQGGQCQLDSREIFYCSNSYEKTRKNMLKVATASAGSRSWVVKMVLVLALAVTVALLVAMVKIYYTRRQKQNPANQRIEVFLKKHGALQIKRYGYSEIKKLTNCFRNKLGQGGFGSVYKGKLQDGPYVAVKILSELKDDGEEFINEVASISRTSHINIVTLLGFCCDGSKRALVYEFMSNGSLEKFIYQENALMTHHQLDCQMLYHIVIGVARGLQYLHKGCNTRILHFDIKPHNILLDENFNPKISDFGLAKICSRKESIVSIFGARGTAGYIAPEVFSRNFGVVSHKSDVYSYGMMILELIGGRKNTITGLDPSSEIYFPDWIYNRLESNQEFGLQNIRNISDEKMIRKMAIVGLWCIQTHPSTRPAISRVLEMLESKVELLQIPPKPLLSSPPTSPVYLSSETL